In Humulus lupulus chromosome 7, drHumLupu1.1, whole genome shotgun sequence, the following are encoded in one genomic region:
- the LOC133789776 gene encoding uncharacterized protein LOC133789776 — translation MVLTSPTGQIETWRLKHYDGEKGWTGIELGPLYDKMMELRGQHPPEELSDKEIIERVLGRDSVYLRGRGRSPSVTTSTSHRENIVGNQPTYEELVERLNDTTSRLNATNEQLSVVVDILRHNNLMAPPPPPPTDQASDANLRESPSFSVRESQDDS, via the exons ATGGTGTTAACTTCTCCTACCGGTCAAATTGAGACATGGCGTCTAAAGCATTATGATGGTGAGAAAGGATGGACTGGAATAGAGCTCGGGCCATTATAT gaTAAAATGATGGAGTTAAGGGGTCAACATCCTCCAGAAGAACTGTCTGATAAAGAGATTATAGAGCGTGTACTTGGACGTGATTCAGTATACTTGCGAGGGCGGGGGCGGTCTCCTAGTGTCACAACTTCTACTTCACATCGTGAAAATATTGTGGGTAATCAACCAACTTATGAAGAGTTAGTTGAACGACTTAATGATACAACTTCCCGCCTTAATGCTACTAACGAACAACTTAGTGTGGTTGTGGATATACTTCGTCATAACAATTTGATGGcaccgcctccaccacctccaacagaccaagcgtcagatgcaaatttaagagagtcgccatctttttcagttcgggagtcacaagatgattcttag